A genomic window from Methanovulcanius yangii includes:
- a CDS encoding class I SAM-dependent methyltransferase: MTLNATDWNTKWKRQWNRYRDASMEQTGAAYWDNEDAARDYYRKSLEHRNARVDPVLAGLPLAPTARVLDIGAGPGSITIPLARKVAHVTAVEPSGGMYTVLRENLATESVSNVDTLQKLWEDVDVSADLDGPYDIVFARNSLNVPDIKDAIGTMIAASSDYLAIYWFAGLTPWEMMSCALWPALHGREFASPPKCDIIYNLLYSMGIYPSVESVPFPHTYVFPTSEAAVEYFAPQVLAATTAQKDVLRQYILAHMGSDGTTYTIPGHSHHVKIWWRKRESPPSD, encoded by the coding sequence ATGACTTTGAATGCGACAGACTGGAATACAAAATGGAAGCGGCAGTGGAACAGGTACCGCGATGCCAGCATGGAACAGACAGGGGCTGCCTACTGGGACAACGAGGATGCGGCACGTGATTATTACCGGAAATCACTGGAGCATCGTAATGCCCGTGTCGACCCCGTTCTCGCCGGCCTTCCTCTGGCCCCCACTGCCCGCGTGCTGGACATCGGGGCAGGACCGGGGTCAATTACCATCCCGCTTGCCCGGAAGGTCGCTCACGTCACCGCCGTCGAACCATCGGGGGGGATGTATACCGTACTCCGGGAGAACCTAGCGACCGAAAGTGTGTCAAACGTCGACACCCTGCAGAAACTCTGGGAGGATGTGGATGTTTCCGCCGATCTGGATGGGCCATATGACATCGTCTTTGCCAGAAACTCCCTGAACGTGCCGGATATCAAAGATGCCATCGGGACGATGATTGCAGCCTCGTCAGACTATCTCGCCATCTATTGGTTTGCGGGCCTGACCCCCTGGGAGATGATGTCATGTGCCCTGTGGCCGGCACTCCACGGCAGGGAATTTGCCAGCCCGCCGAAATGCGACATCATATACAACCTGCTCTATAGCATGGGGATTTACCCCAGTGTCGAATCCGTACCCTTCCCCCACACCTATGTCTTCCCGACCTCCGAGGCAGCCGTGGAGTACTTTGCCCCCCAGGTCCTTGCAGCCACCACGGCCCAGAAGGACGTGCTCCGACAGTATATTCTGGCCCATATGGGAAGTGACGGCACCACATACACCATCCCCGGACACTCTCATCATGTGAAGATCTGGTGGAGAAAGAGGGAGTCGCCGCCGTCGGACTGA
- a CDS encoding ATP-grasp domain-containing protein, whose protein sequence is MIVLDEPYVSRYLVDTIVTMDLPVLRNATSVRMNTDGRMRLVDGAEVVRCVHEGDCRMYTNSEHAIGWIAEHLGETDLAKTIALFKDKAAFRKLISGLYPTFFFRSVPFGELDMLDVALLPKPFVIKPAVGFFSAGVHVVRTDEEWTDVLDAIKTGMEDIAAGYPPEVCDAGTFIIEEYIEGTELAVDAYFNAQGEPVVLNILAHLFSSVDDVDDRVYLTSRKIVAEQLAPVTHLLRRIQALMGITNFPLHIELRVNDDGKVVPIEVNPLRFAGWCTTDIAEYAWGINVYRFYFEGMVPDWDRLLQEVGDDVYALLVVQPPAGTVPETIAGFDYETFVAGFSEPLELRPVEYPRYPVFGFLFTRMKGGVLSEAEAYLRSDMQDVIRFRER, encoded by the coding sequence TTGATAGTACTGGATGAACCCTATGTATCCCGGTATCTTGTGGACACCATAGTGACGATGGACCTTCCTGTTCTCAGAAATGCAACATCAGTGAGAATGAACACGGACGGACGGATGCGCCTCGTCGACGGAGCTGAAGTAGTGCGGTGCGTACACGAGGGCGATTGCCGGATGTATACCAACTCGGAGCATGCGATAGGATGGATTGCGGAGCATCTGGGCGAAACGGACCTTGCGAAAACCATCGCCCTCTTCAAGGACAAGGCAGCATTTCGAAAACTCATCTCCGGCCTGTATCCTACGTTTTTCTTCCGGTCGGTCCCCTTCGGAGAACTGGATATGCTTGATGTTGCGCTCCTCCCGAAACCGTTTGTCATCAAACCGGCGGTTGGCTTCTTCAGTGCGGGTGTGCATGTCGTCCGCACGGACGAGGAATGGACGGACGTCCTTGACGCCATAAAGACGGGTATGGAAGATATCGCTGCAGGCTATCCGCCGGAAGTCTGTGACGCCGGGACCTTCATCATCGAAGAGTATATCGAAGGAACGGAACTTGCGGTGGATGCGTATTTTAATGCGCAGGGTGAACCGGTGGTACTCAATATTCTTGCCCATCTCTTCTCCTCAGTTGATGATGTCGACGACCGGGTCTATCTGACCTCAAGGAAGATTGTTGCGGAGCAGCTTGCGCCGGTAACCCACCTTCTCCGGCGGATTCAGGCACTGATGGGAATCACAAATTTTCCCCTGCATATTGAATTGCGGGTGAATGATGACGGAAAGGTCGTTCCCATCGAGGTGAACCCCCTCCGCTTTGCCGGGTGGTGCACGACGGACATTGCGGAATATGCCTGGGGCATTAATGTCTACAGGTTCTATTTCGAAGGGATGGTGCCCGACTGGGATCGGTTGCTGCAGGAAGTGGGTGATGATGTGTATGCCCTCTTGGTGGTGCAGCCGCCTGCGGGCACGGTCCCGGAGACGATTGCCGGGTTTGATTACGAAACCTTTGTCGCAGGGTTTTCCGAACCGCTTGAATTGCGTCCGGTAGAGTATCCCCGGTATCCGGTCTTTGGATTTTTATTCACACGGATGAAAGGAGGAGTCCTCTCCGAGGCGGAGGCCTATCTGCGCTCCGATATGCAGGATGTCATCCGCTTCAGGGAGAGGTGA
- a CDS encoding ferritin family protein codes for MIPLKKEEYRSILSGAIEKEVESYTFYREIESCTNDETLKKIFGELADEERKHRETLEEFLTKPIKSLEFDEAQDYKISETLELPTMTTEMKPADGIALAIKKEELSRDMYRELAELSTGPQQKQIFTNLANMESHHKARLEDIFTNMAFPEVW; via the coding sequence GTGATACCATTGAAAAAAGAAGAGTACAGGAGCATATTATCCGGAGCAATTGAAAAAGAGGTGGAATCCTACACCTTCTACCGCGAGATCGAAAGCTGCACAAATGACGAGACCCTGAAGAAGATCTTTGGAGAACTCGCAGACGAAGAACGCAAACACAGGGAAACCCTTGAGGAATTCCTGACAAAACCGATCAAGTCCCTGGAGTTCGACGAGGCACAGGACTACAAGATATCCGAAACCCTCGAACTTCCGACGATGACGACGGAGATGAAACCCGCCGACGGTATTGCACTGGCCATCAAAAAAGAGGAACTCTCACGCGATATGTACCGGGAACTGGCCGAGCTGAGTACCGGGCCGCAGCAGAAGCAGATCTTCACGAACCTGGCCAACATGGAGTCGCATCACAAGGCACGCCTGGAAGACATATTCACGAACATGGCATTCCCTGAAGTCTGGTAG
- the kamA gene encoding lysine 2,3-aminomutase — protein MHVYSSNQQKIAERIDPETLKSNWKDWEWQIGHSIRDIDTVERLLGIQFPADRREELEETIARFPLCITPYYLSLIEAGDYDNDPVFMQAFPSISELIVEEYDLPDPLAEDADSPVPCITHRYPDRVLFLVSNICAMYCRHCTRKRKVGDIDSIPDVADIKKGIAYIADHPQVRDVLLSGGDPLMLPDDYLDWILSELSAIEHVEVVRIGSRVPVVLPYRITDELVAILKKHHPLYINTHFNHPREITASSREALKKLADAGIPLGNQTVLLAGVNDCPRIMKSLVHKLVHNRVRPYYLYQCDLSEGLAHFRTPVGKGIEIIESLIGHTSGFAVPTYVIDAPGGAGKIPIMPNYLISWSTNKVVLRNYEGVISTYREPDCYRNVFCDRNCEACTLQLKLDDADESEAVGIGKLLCDYDETILLVPQNTDRVDRRDDD, from the coding sequence ATGCACGTGTATTCATCAAATCAGCAGAAAATCGCCGAACGAATCGATCCCGAAACACTCAAATCAAACTGGAAAGACTGGGAGTGGCAAATTGGCCACTCCATCCGTGACATTGACACGGTTGAACGCCTCCTTGGCATTCAGTTCCCGGCTGACCGCCGTGAAGAGCTTGAAGAGACCATTGCACGCTTTCCTCTTTGCATCACGCCATATTATCTCTCCCTCATTGAGGCAGGTGATTATGATAATGATCCTGTCTTCATGCAGGCCTTTCCTTCGATCTCCGAACTCATTGTCGAAGAATACGACCTGCCCGATCCCCTTGCCGAGGATGCGGACAGCCCTGTCCCCTGCATCACCCACCGGTATCCCGACAGGGTGCTCTTTCTGGTGAGTAATATCTGCGCCATGTACTGCAGACACTGTACCCGAAAACGCAAGGTTGGGGATATTGATTCGATTCCTGATGTCGCGGATATCAAAAAGGGCATAGCATATATCGCAGATCATCCGCAAGTCCGTGATGTACTTCTCTCCGGGGGCGATCCGTTGATGCTTCCGGACGATTATCTTGACTGGATACTGTCCGAACTTTCAGCCATCGAGCATGTCGAGGTGGTACGTATCGGTTCACGGGTGCCTGTCGTGCTCCCGTACAGGATTACCGATGAGCTCGTCGCCATCCTGAAAAAACATCACCCGCTCTATATCAACACGCATTTCAATCATCCACGTGAGATCACGGCTTCATCCCGGGAAGCACTGAAGAAACTCGCGGATGCAGGCATCCCCCTCGGGAACCAGACGGTCCTTCTTGCCGGGGTGAACGACTGTCCGCGGATCATGAAGAGCCTCGTGCACAAACTCGTACACAACCGCGTTCGCCCCTACTACCTCTACCAGTGCGATCTCTCGGAGGGACTTGCGCATTTCCGCACTCCCGTTGGGAAGGGCATTGAGATCATCGAAAGCCTCATAGGCCACACCAGTGGATTTGCCGTTCCCACCTATGTCATCGATGCTCCCGGCGGAGCGGGCAAGATACCCATCATGCCCAATTATCTCATCTCCTGGTCGACGAACAAAGTAGTCCTGCGTAATTACGAGGGCGTCATCTCGACATATCGTGAACCGGACTGCTACCGCAATGTTTTCTGTGACCGGAACTGTGAGGCCTGCACCCTGCAGCTGAAGCTGGACGATGCCGATGAATCGGAGGCGGTGGGAATTGGAAAGCTCCTCTGTGATTATGATGAGACGATTCTTCTCGTTCCGCAGAACACCGACCGCGTGGACCGCAGGGATGACGACTGA
- the ablB gene encoding putative beta-lysine N-acetyltransferase: MMRRFFSFRRTPTAWTAGMTTDTITTIGSSVIQHGRLNDRIYLMKLSREDASSLVPHLDDLASDRGYSKIFAKVPAFTVREFLAAGYRIEARVPGFFHGVEDGVFLGKYFHEDRRDSADPEIGQVVADALAHAGDSGSKSSCPKWHITRAGPGDAKYLAALYGQVFETYPFPITDPRYIRETMADSVRYFIVEHEGTVIAASSAEMDPQAMNAEMTDLAVLPAYRGQGISSCLLRHMEGAMKEAGIRTAYTIARAAYPPVNLLFARAGYRFGGTLVNNTSICGSFESMNVWYKTLSAISSPRDHGR; this comes from the coding sequence ATGATGAGACGATTCTTCTCGTTCCGCAGAACACCGACCGCGTGGACCGCAGGGATGACGACTGATACCATTACGACGATAGGGTCCTCGGTCATCCAGCACGGACGGCTCAACGACCGTATCTACCTGATGAAACTCTCGCGGGAGGACGCGTCCTCCCTTGTCCCCCACCTCGACGACCTCGCATCTGACAGAGGGTACTCGAAGATCTTCGCAAAGGTTCCTGCCTTCACGGTCCGGGAATTTTTAGCCGCCGGGTATCGTATTGAGGCACGGGTGCCCGGGTTTTTCCATGGTGTTGAGGATGGTGTTTTTCTGGGGAAGTATTTCCACGAGGATCGCCGCGATTCTGCGGACCCGGAGATCGGCCAGGTGGTCGCAGATGCCCTCGCACATGCCGGCGACTCCGGCAGCAAATCATCCTGTCCGAAATGGCATATTACCCGGGCCGGGCCTGGTGATGCGAAGTATCTGGCAGCACTCTACGGACAGGTCTTTGAGACCTATCCGTTTCCCATCACCGACCCGCGGTATATCCGTGAGACGATGGCTGATAGCGTCAGGTATTTTATCGTGGAACATGAGGGGACGGTGATCGCTGCCTCTTCTGCCGAGATGGACCCGCAGGCGATGAACGCCGAAATGACGGATCTGGCCGTCCTTCCGGCATACCGGGGACAGGGGATATCGTCGTGCCTTCTCCGGCATATGGAAGGAGCGATGAAAGAGGCAGGGATACGCACCGCCTATACCATCGCCCGCGCCGCGTATCCCCCGGTCAATCTTCTCTTTGCCCGCGCCGGATATCGCTTCGGGGGGACGCTGGTCAATAATACCAGTATATGCGGTTCCTTTGAGAGCATGAATGTCTGGTATAAGACTCTCAGCGCCATTTCCTCGCCGCGGGACCATGGGCGATAA
- a CDS encoding TetR/AcrR family transcriptional regulator yields MPKVVPEYKEEARRRIIGAALEIFMKKGYRATTMADIARDVGVSKGAIYTYFRGKEDLFVKAAEYTRGKFELESLEEFRNNRDLDFFDMLFGMVETSLSGRFTLSLELMFLSITDNHLKQFLQEDARVDAETLHRFLEQMQKDGRIRADADCGELSRFVTTLLYGLYLRAFLGSPPRS; encoded by the coding sequence ATGCCAAAGGTGGTCCCGGAGTACAAGGAAGAGGCGAGGCGGCGCATCATCGGGGCAGCCCTGGAAATATTCATGAAGAAGGGCTACCGTGCGACAACGATGGCGGACATCGCCCGCGACGTAGGGGTGAGCAAGGGCGCCATCTACACCTATTTTCGCGGTAAAGAGGACCTCTTCGTCAAGGCAGCTGAATATACACGGGGAAAATTCGAACTGGAGTCGCTGGAGGAATTCCGGAACAACCGGGATCTCGATTTCTTCGATATGCTCTTCGGGATGGTAGAGACCTCGCTTTCCGGTAGGTTTACCCTGTCCCTTGAACTGATGTTTCTGTCGATCACCGACAACCACCTGAAACAATTCCTGCAGGAAGACGCCCGCGTGGATGCGGAAACCCTTCACAGATTTCTTGAGCAAATGCAAAAGGACGGGAGAATCCGGGCGGATGCCGACTGCGGGGAACTGAGCCGGTTTGTTACGACCCTTCTCTACGGACTATATCTCAGGGCGTTTCTCGGCTCCCCCCCGAGGAGTTGA
- a CDS encoding COG1361 S-layer family protein, translated as MLKEIAALLCIALLCIVPALAGLNEPTVIITDTEVTPAVLMPGETGVITVTLENTAKASVTTTSTTQTTTSTEVNPTINSVYLDGGRDIDVLGGNSQYSGDLGPEQSIRLSFYIRAPETDGIYFPLLRVRVQGAESLLYPIPVNVNVPVSVVRQPMLLISQSGEDHVRPGDEVEVHLGVTNGGQSSADDIFIRIVETDPSLAPKTSGSYHVESLEGGESTDLILNMITDTDLEPGIRDVALDVSYYTVDGVLVSQTDTVSLDVRGRAALGIASIKTDPVRVMQGDQYDLIIRLENTGTGDATSTKASIDLPFAGNRESFIGKIKPDNDAPAVFTLDAEDARDYDYTLTVTYEDDWGEHIEEFPLTMPVRSNGDGGAVAFGILLIALVAGGGWYYFVYRKKEEQD; from the coding sequence ATGTTGAAGGAAATCGCTGCTCTGCTCTGCATAGCGCTGCTCTGTATCGTCCCGGCACTCGCCGGGCTCAATGAACCGACCGTGATCATCACCGATACGGAGGTGACTCCCGCGGTGCTCATGCCCGGGGAGACCGGTGTCATTACCGTAACACTGGAAAATACCGCGAAGGCGTCGGTGACGACGACCTCCACCACCCAGACGACAACGAGCACCGAGGTCAACCCGACCATCAACAGCGTCTACCTCGATGGTGGCAGGGATATCGATGTGCTTGGAGGGAACTCACAATATTCGGGGGATCTCGGCCCGGAGCAGTCCATCCGCCTCTCGTTTTATATCCGGGCGCCTGAGACGGATGGCATCTATTTCCCTCTCCTCAGGGTACGGGTCCAGGGGGCCGAAAGCCTCCTCTATCCGATACCGGTCAATGTGAACGTGCCGGTCTCCGTCGTCAGGCAGCCGATGCTCCTCATCAGCCAGTCCGGTGAGGACCATGTGCGGCCGGGTGACGAGGTGGAGGTGCATCTCGGCGTTACCAACGGCGGTCAGAGTTCCGCCGATGACATATTCATCCGCATCGTCGAGACGGATCCGTCGCTCGCTCCAAAGACGTCCGGTTCCTATCATGTGGAGAGTCTTGAGGGAGGCGAGTCAACCGACCTTATCCTGAATATGATCACCGACACCGACCTCGAACCGGGTATCCGTGATGTCGCCCTCGACGTGAGCTATTATACCGTCGACGGCGTTCTCGTCTCCCAGACGGATACCGTCTCCCTTGACGTCCGTGGTCGTGCGGCACTTGGGATCGCCTCCATCAAGACGGACCCGGTGCGGGTGATGCAGGGCGACCAGTACGACCTGATCATCCGCCTTGAGAACACCGGTACCGGGGATGCGACCTCCACGAAGGCGTCGATCGATCTCCCGTTTGCCGGCAACAGGGAATCGTTCATCGGGAAGATCAAGCCGGACAACGATGCCCCCGCCGTATTTACGCTCGATGCGGAGGATGCCCGGGACTATGACTATACCCTGACCGTCACCTACGAAGATGACTGGGGCGAGCACATCGAGGAATTCCCCCTCACGATGCCCGTCCGCTCGAACGGTGACGGTGGGGCTGTCGCCTTTGGCATCCTTCTCATCGCTCTCGTGGCGGGCGGTGGCTGGTACTACTTCGTCTACCGGAAAAAGGAAGAACAGGACTGA
- a CDS encoding ABC transporter permease, with translation MFENLRVSVFLAARALQRGGRGRVLMNIIVIAFVFTNMIFLPSVISGAVESYNVQTIDFMTSDIVIEPREDARYIEDADTLLSRVNRIPGVVRASARYSMPASVDFEENVVSIEIKAFDPRDEVEVTKIHEYMQDGNFLGSGDRDEILLGVLVAGHEDKSKDFYDSLGGAAVGDVVTVRYANGVVREYRIKGIVQTKSYIADYMAFVTADEMESVLGGAEPNTRATEILVKATDDADLNALKRMILGFGVGEQVKTWEDATSDIVAESVESFNIINNITIIGSLIIAIVVIFILITIKTFTNRKQIGILKAIGIKKSVIINSYVMQVFFITTFGVLLGLLLLEGMVLYFTAYPIEFPDGTVTPIVDAGMLIENTVMLYVSSAVAGFIPAWRITNEKILDAMRGA, from the coding sequence ATGTTTGAGAACCTCAGGGTCTCGGTGTTTCTGGCGGCGCGAGCCCTGCAGCGGGGCGGCAGGGGCAGGGTGCTGATGAACATCATCGTCATCGCCTTTGTCTTTACGAATATGATCTTCCTGCCATCGGTCATCTCCGGGGCAGTGGAGTCGTACAATGTCCAGACCATCGACTTCATGACCTCGGATATCGTGATCGAACCGCGGGAGGACGCACGGTATATCGAGGATGCCGACACCCTCCTCAGCCGGGTGAACCGGATTCCCGGCGTCGTCCGCGCCTCCGCACGGTATTCAATGCCCGCCTCGGTGGATTTTGAGGAGAATGTGGTCTCCATCGAAATCAAGGCATTCGACCCCCGCGATGAGGTGGAAGTGACAAAGATTCATGAATATATGCAGGACGGGAATTTCCTTGGGAGCGGGGACCGGGACGAGATCCTCCTCGGGGTGCTCGTGGCCGGGCATGAGGACAAATCTAAGGATTTCTATGATTCTCTTGGTGGTGCCGCGGTCGGCGATGTGGTCACGGTCAGGTACGCCAACGGCGTCGTCCGTGAGTACCGGATTAAGGGAATCGTCCAGACGAAATCCTATATTGCCGACTACATGGCGTTTGTGACCGCCGATGAGATGGAGAGCGTCCTCGGAGGGGCGGAGCCGAACACCCGGGCGACCGAGATCCTCGTCAAGGCGACCGATGACGCCGACCTGAATGCCCTCAAGCGCATGATCCTCGGGTTTGGGGTGGGTGAGCAGGTGAAGACCTGGGAGGATGCCACATCGGACATCGTGGCCGAATCGGTCGAGTCCTTCAATATCATCAACAACATCACCATCATCGGAAGCCTCATCATCGCAATCGTGGTGATCTTCATTTTGATCACCATCAAGACCTTCACCAACCGGAAGCAGATTGGAATTCTGAAGGCAATAGGGATAAAAAAAAGCGTCATCATCAATTCGTACGTGATGCAGGTGTTTTTTATCACCACCTTCGGTGTCCTTCTCGGACTTCTCCTCCTCGAGGGGATGGTGCTCTACTTTACCGCCTATCCGATCGAGTTCCCGGACGGGACCGTCACCCCGATCGTGGATGCGGGCATGCTCATTGAAAACACTGTCATGCTGTATGTCTCCTCGGCGGTTGCAGGATTCATTCCTGCCTGGCGGATCACCAATGAAAAAATCCTCGATGCAATGAGAGGTGCCTGA
- a CDS encoding ABC transporter ATP-binding protein, which yields MITARDLKKVYTMGLVKVHALNGVSLDIKAGEFVGIMGSSGSGKSTLLHMLGLLDEPTEGNITIGGQEVLEFSDNRKGQFRLNTFGFIFQDYALVPELTAIENVILPAIARGVPLAAAYASGYDYLDRVELSERKDHLPAELSGGEQQRVAIARALVNNPDILFADEPCANLDSTNSRVVLDLFRQINEDLNQTVIMVSHEDWHREYFDRIIRLRDGKIEREETLRHKQ from the coding sequence ATGATTACCGCCCGCGACCTGAAGAAGGTCTACACGATGGGTCTCGTGAAGGTGCATGCATTAAACGGCGTCTCCCTCGATATCAAAGCAGGTGAATTCGTCGGGATCATGGGGTCGTCCGGCTCGGGAAAATCGACGCTCCTGCATATGCTTGGTCTTCTGGACGAGCCCACCGAAGGGAATATCACCATCGGCGGACAGGAGGTGCTGGAGTTTTCCGATAACCGGAAAGGACAGTTCCGTCTCAATACGTTCGGGTTCATCTTCCAGGATTATGCCCTGGTCCCTGAGCTGACGGCAATTGAGAATGTCATTCTTCCCGCCATCGCACGGGGCGTGCCATTGGCCGCCGCCTACGCATCGGGATATGATTACCTCGATAGGGTGGAGCTCTCCGAAAGGAAGGATCACCTCCCTGCAGAACTCTCCGGCGGGGAGCAGCAGCGGGTCGCCATCGCCCGTGCGCTGGTGAACAACCCCGACATTCTCTTTGCCGACGAGCCCTGTGCAAATCTTGACAGTACGAACTCACGGGTGGTGCTGGATCTCTTCCGTCAGATCAATGAGGACCTGAACCAGACGGTGATCATGGTCTCCCATGAGGACTGGCACCGGGAATATTTTGACCGGATTATCCGCCTGCGTGACGGCAAGATTGAACGGGAGGAGACACTCAGGCACAAGCAATGA
- a CDS encoding ATP-binding protein has product MADKKVYGGDDDIESKSQPLRERKTNMSEEGNSCIAFSLKFATATGVSALVDATKRQMTACSIPEEKIDAICLAIEEVFLDILENSYPTHRGYLAFSCSYEDGELLIRVSDHAPSRNILQEEGSSLASLLQSTFDEATHSLTGEGNRYEMKVWMET; this is encoded by the coding sequence ATGGCAGACAAAAAGGTATATGGCGGTGATGATGACATAGAATCCAAAAGCCAGCCGCTTAGGGAGAGGAAGACAAACATGAGCGAAGAGGGAAACAGCTGTATTGCATTCAGCCTGAAATTTGCGACTGCCACGGGCGTATCTGCGCTTGTCGATGCAACGAAACGACAGATGACCGCCTGCAGCATTCCGGAAGAGAAGATAGATGCCATCTGCCTCGCCATTGAGGAGGTGTTTCTGGACATCCTGGAGAACAGCTATCCCACCCATCGCGGATATCTGGCCTTCAGCTGCTCCTATGAAGATGGAGAGCTTCTCATTAGGGTCTCGGATCACGCCCCCTCCCGCAATATTCTTCAGGAGGAAGGCTCTTCCCTGGCATCCCTTCTCCAGTCCACGTTTGATGAGGCCACCCATTCACTGACAGGCGAGGGGAACCGGTACGAGATGAAGGTGTGGATGGAGACTTGA
- a CDS encoding poly-gamma-glutamate biosynthesis protein PgsC/CapC — protein sequence MISTTAAVLTMLFGFMLGYALYEWKRYRLGGIIAVPLIVVYTMENWISLPVIIVAIMLCYIAVNVISSQTLLYGRRLLYMVMMFSIIVTFIIAWLVSMVYPEPIPSLVIFSLFPGLIAYNIRKDSVDFDSSTNSVLMLVLQFIFVWGFAFGISMVV from the coding sequence ATGATATCGACCACCGCAGCCGTTCTGACCATGCTTTTCGGATTCATGCTCGGGTATGCCCTGTATGAGTGGAAGCGATACCGTCTCGGGGGGATCATTGCCGTTCCGCTGATTGTGGTATATACAATGGAGAACTGGATCTCCCTGCCCGTCATCATCGTTGCCATCATGCTCTGTTACATCGCAGTGAATGTGATCTCAAGCCAGACGCTCCTCTACGGGAGACGGCTCCTGTACATGGTCATGATGTTTTCGATCATAGTGACCTTCATCATCGCCTGGCTGGTTTCGATGGTGTACCCGGAACCGATCCCCTCTCTGGTGATCTTTTCCCTTTTCCCGGGGCTGATCGCCTATAACATCCGCAAGGACAGCGTGGACTTCGATTCCAGTACGAACAGCGTCCTGATGCTCGTCCTCCAGTTCATATTTGTCTGGGGATTTGCATTCGGTATCTCCATGGTGGTCTGA
- a CDS encoding potassium channel family protein, translated as MRVIIVEGTALGVNLAKILIRTGSEVILIERNPTLAKELSETLDCTVINAEGTRPDILEKAEIEKADAIVACTDHDQDNIIIGLIAKVFNVPNIIITTEDVGFMTVAKRLGFHHVVNSPQTTSISIYHTLRGIDTIELSTMMRGDVRFISVIAGKKFDGTELAAISLPKNSAFIGLYRNSDFLLYNQNPVVKEGDEIIIATRVEFVENIYDGFRDEEEGEETPEPAP; from the coding sequence ATGCGGGTCATCATCGTTGAGGGCACAGCCCTCGGGGTCAACCTGGCCAAAATACTGATCCGGACCGGATCGGAAGTAATACTCATCGAGCGAAACCCGACTCTCGCAAAGGAACTCTCCGAGACGCTCGACTGCACTGTCATCAATGCGGAAGGAACCCGGCCCGATATCCTGGAGAAGGCGGAGATCGAGAAGGCGGATGCAATCGTTGCCTGCACCGATCACGACCAGGACAACATCATCATCGGGCTCATTGCAAAGGTCTTCAACGTCCCCAATATCATCATCACAACCGAAGATGTCGGATTTATGACGGTGGCAAAACGGCTGGGCTTTCATCATGTCGTCAACTCGCCGCAGACAACGTCCATTAGCATCTACCATACGCTGCGTGGCATCGACACCATAGAACTCTCGACGATGATGCGGGGAGACGTCCGGTTCATCAGCGTGATTGCAGGGAAGAAATTCGATGGGACCGAGCTGGCGGCGATTAGCCTCCCAAAAAACAGCGCCTTCATCGGCCTCTACAGGAACAGCGATTTTCTCCTGTACAACCAGAATCCGGTAGTAAAGGAGGGCGACGAGATCATCATCGCCACCCGTGTCGAGTTCGTCGAAAATATCTATGATGGATTCAGGGACGAGGAAGAAGGAGAGGAGACACCGGAACCGGCACCATAA